TGCGCGCCGCAGCAAAGTCGAAGTTGACCGTCCACTGGTACATGCCGTTGACATAGTGCGCTTCGTAGCTGTCGGGGTTCAGTTCGAGCGCCTTCTCGATCTCCTGTTCCGCGCGGGTGAAGCGTTCGAGGTCGGCATAAGATTCTGCCAGATAGGCATGGGCGCGGGCGCTTTCGGGGTTCAGTTCCACCGCGCGCAGGGCGCTGACGATCGAGTCGGTGAAGCGGTCGTCACGGTTGAGCGCAAGCGCGCGGATCGCCCAGGCGTCGGAGCTGAAAGGATTGGCGGTCACGGTGTTTTCCGCCGCGACCACGGCGTCCGGGATACGCCCCTGCATCACCAGCCCGAGCGTGTAGTAGTAGTGCGCCGAGACATCGTTGGGGAGGGCGGGCAGAATCTGCTCGTACAGGCGCACTGACTCCTGAAACTGTCCGTTTTGCCATGCGGCATCGGCCAGCCGCCGGTTGCTGGACGGGTCGGCGGTCGGCAGCGGAGTCGGCGCGCCGATGGTCGCCACGGTATCCACGGCCTGCTGGGCGAAATTGTCGACCAGCGGCGCGAGCAGCCGTTGGACTTCCTCGCGCATCGTGAAGATGCCCGCCGCGGCCAAAATCAGGATCGGGGCGAACAGCCAGACCAGCAGCCTGCGGAGGGAAAAACCGCGGCGGCGCGAGGTCGGTCTGCGGGGTCGGATATACATGCGTCAGGCTCCCGGTTCGGGCGTCGGTGCGGGAATATCGCTCCCGACCGGCGTTAAGTTGAGTGGAATCAGCGCGCCGAGGTTTCCCGGGCAGTCACGGTCAACGTGCTCCATGCCCATCTGGATGTCCGCCATCGTCGCGTCGATGTTCGGGCGCCCTTCCGCCATCTGCTGCGCCTGCGACAGCAGATCCCAGGCCGTCGCGCAGGACCGGTTGTCGCCGCTCGACAGGTAGCTGTAGTAATGCGTCAGGCCAAGCCGGAACAGGCACTCGACGTTCGACGGATCGAGCTGCACGCACGCCTCGAAATTCGTGCGCGCGGCGGCGAAATCGCGGTACGGTTCGCTGTAGCGCAGCAGGCCAAGCTGGAACTGGGCCGCCGTATAGGTCGGATCGGCACGCACCGAATTCTCGCACTGGGTCAGCGCATCGTCGAACTGGCCGACCTTGCGATAGGCGCGGCACAGGCGCAGCATGGCGCGGCTGTTGCGCGGCTGCAGTTTGAGCACGGTGTTGTAGACGTCGATCGCTTCGGCGTCGCGGTTGAGGGCGAGGTACTGGAACGCCAGTTCCATCGCGATGCTCACGTTGCCGGGTTCCAGCGACATCGCCGTTTCAAGTTCCTGCGTCGCCGAATCGTACTCGGCGGCGTAGTTGAGCGCAAAAGCCAGCGCGCGCCGCGCTTCGGCGCTGCCCGGATCAACGGCCACCCCCTGTTCGGCGCTGTCGATCCCGGCGTTCAGGTTTCCGCTTAGGGTATAGGCGCGGCCCAGCATCGCATACAGCGGCGCAAACTGCCCGTCGACATTGAGCCCTGTCAGCGCTACCGGGATCGCCGCGCCGCCGTCCCCCTGCCAGACCAGTCCGCGCGCCTTGAGCGCATACCCCAGCGGGTCATATGTGTCGATCTGAATAGCGCGGTCGCCCAGTTCGACGGCTGCCTGATAATTCTCCAGATCCATCTGCAGCAGCCCGTATTCGTAGATCCAGTCGACGGCATCGGGGCGCATCGCCAGCGCCCGCTCGAAGACTTTGGCCGCGGCGGTATAGTCGCCCTGCGCGCGCAGCATCCGCGCTTCAGTGATCAATTCTGTGGGGCCGGCGGTAGGCGTGGGCGCCATGCCCAGCGCGTCGAGCGCCATCAGCATCAGCGCCTCGCGTTGGGTCAGGGCGATGCCCGAGATCGCGATGAGGAGCAGCAAAATCAGCAGAATCCAGCGCCGTCCGCCCCGCTTCTTGCGCCGCGAGCCGAAAAACGACTGCGAGTAATCGCGTCGAATCAGCAAGGCTTACAGTCCGCCGATCGGCGTGGGCGGGATGGCGGTCGGCGGGACCGTCGTCGGGGCGATAACCCCGCGATAATCGGGGCACTTTTCAATCACGTTGCCGATCCCGATGTCGATCTGCACCATAACGCCGTTCTCGGCTGGCAATCCCTGCCCTGTGCCGAGGTTCTTGGCCTCGTTCAGCACCCGCCAGGCATCGTCGCACTGGCCCATGAAATAGTGCGCCAGCCCGCGATACGCATAGCAGCGCAGTTCCTCGGCGTCGAAGCCCACACAGGTCTGAAACGTCTCGATGGCGCTCTCGTAATTGCGCCGCGCGTACTGCATCTGGCCCAGCTGGCCATAGACCGCGCCGTAATCCGGCTTGATGTCCAGCGCCCGTTCGCAGTTGGTGGTGGCGGCCACAAAGTCCGCTTCTTCGGCGGCCGCGTAAGTCTCGCATATCCGCAGGTAGGCTTTGGCGGTGTCGTCCACACTCATGGTCAGCGAAGTCACCATAAAGTCGTAGATCGCCAGCGCGCGGCGCGGATTGTTGATGCGCGCGCTTTTGTACTGTCCGGCCAGCTCGAACCACGGGCCGGGTAGGTTAGGGTTGATGCTGGTCGCCATCTCCAGCTGTTCGATCACCTCTTCGGTGCGGCCGGTCAGCAGCAGCGGCACGGCATAGGCGCGGTGACTGTTGGCGTCGTTCGGGTCCAGCGTGATGGCCGTTTCGCCGGCTTCCAGCGCGGCCGAATAGCGGAAGATATTGGTGTTGGCGACCGCCAGCGCGCTGTAGACCGGCGCGAAATTGCGGTCAAGCTCCTGCCCCTGCAGCGCGAAAATCAGCGCGTTGGTCGGGTCGGAATAGGCCAGCGCGTTGGCTTTGAGCGCATAGCCGCGCACATCGCGCGGGTCGGCGGCGATCGCCAGGTCGGCTACCTGCGCGGCGCGCTCGGTCTCGTTCATCTCCATCAGCGTCTTGCCGTACTCATACAGGTAGCTGACGTTGTTGGGCTGAAGCTGGACGGCGCGTTCGAATTGTTTGGCCGCTTCGCTCATGTTGCCGCGCTGATAAGACTCCGCGCCGAGCATCGCGTACTGCGCCGGGTACAGCGTCGGGACGGCGTCATAGCCGAATGCCTGCGCGGCGATCCCCTGCACGGCGCTCAGGTTGAGCAGCACGGCTGCCATTCCCGCGACCATCAGGATCGCAAATACCAGCAGATAGCGGATGCGCGCTGCCCGCCGCCGCTGATAGAAGGTATACCGGTAATCCCGACGTACAATCATCCTGCTTGTGCCCTGCACCCTGTCACACTGCTGCGTGGACGCCGTTATTACAGCATCCCAACATCCGAGTATACGGCGCGTGCCGCCCGTTTTCTATGTGCGTTTCACCACCGCAAACCCTGCCAGTAAGGGGAAAGTGTCACCTTGTATCGGTGACAACCATCACTGATGGATGCCCGTGGGACGTTCTAAAATAGCTTTATCGTGTGCTGGGACACAGATCCTGGCACCGGTAACAGCCTATCCGGCATCCATATCTTCAGCGAGCTTGTGGACTCGATAGAAGGAGGCAGGCGGCGTATTCTCCCTTACGCTGAAGCTCTTCCTCTAAGTCTGCATTTCCTTCTTTCCCATCGTTTGAAGTGCGATGCTGTACTGGGGCGTCTAGCTTAAGGGCACGGGCATCCCGCCCGACTCGCGCTTGACTACGACGCACAATTCTATAGAGGGGGCGTTTCGCCGCTCACAACAGCGCCCCCTCGAATTGTTTCTCCCCCCTCACTCTTCCCGGATCACCCCCGCCGCCCGCTACGCCTTCAGGCGCTGTGGCATACCCCTCGGTTCGCCGCGCCGCGCCGGGTTCCACACGCGGACTCTCCCCAAATCTGAGGTTTCGTGCCGCCGCGCAGAGCTGACCGCTGACACTGAAAACAGTTATGCTATACTGGCGTGCAGTCCAGTTGGAGAGGTCGCATAGTGGTCTAGTGCGCTCGCCTGGAACGCGAGTATGGGTAACACCATCGCGGGTTCGAATCCCGCCCTCTCCGCACCCGCGGGTCCATCCCCCGCACCGAAAACCAGCGCCCCTGCGGACGCTGGTTTTTTGTTGGGCCTACTCGATCCGGCCGGGTTGGGCGTCAGCCACGGGATGCGGTTGGCACAGGCGTGCTGGTAGTGGAAGCGCATGCCGTCGTACATCGACTTCGTGCCGGTCCACATCGCAACCTGATTGGTGCCGGCGCTGGGGGCGAAGCTCGCCACCGTCTGCGCCCCGGCCCCGTAGCGGTCCACTACATAAATGTGGTTCGCCGGGCAAGCCGCGCCGTAGGTCTGTCCCGGCTGATAGTCGTACAGCACCTGAATCTTCCGCACCTGCCACATGTAGTTAGTTGGTCTAGCCTCGTTTAAATAGAGTAACAGCGCGAATAGACGCCACACCTGCGGAATCGGCGTTATAAACGGATCCTTGATCGCCAAACAAGCGGCCGTGCTCCCCTCAAATCTTGTTCGAACAAATGTTCGTACAAATGTTCGAACATTTGTTTCTGCCCCCGCCGTTTCTGATGCTATGCTGACTCTATCGCAAAAGTTGTCGTGCCGGAATCGCCGCGCCGTCGTGTCCGCTGCTGCCCCCTGCCTCGGCACCGGATTCAACCGCCGATTTCGGCGATCAATCGTTTTTTGGACGCCATCCTGCTGTCAGATCGGAGGGGTCGATGAGACCGTCTATGAATGCGCCGCCGTTCGCCGGTGCGTGCCGCATCACAAACGCTGTACATGAGTCTGCGCCGCTGCCCGCGCGAACTCGTCATCGCTGAACTGGCCCGCGCCAATCGACAAGGCGTTGGCGGTCCCGGCGGCCGCCGCCTGAACCAGCGCATCGGCCATGCTGTCGCCGCGCTCGAATGCCGCCATCAGCCCGGCCAGAAATGAATCGCCGCTGCCCAGCGCGCTCACGGCCTCGATCGGCGCGGGGGTGACCTGCCACAAACCGCGCGTATCGTGCCCGACCGCGCCGCGCGCGCCCATCGTAATGATGGCCTTGCCGCCGCCCGTCCGCCGCGAGAGTTCTTCTGCCGCGGCTGCGGCCTCCGCTGCCGTCGTGATGGCCGTGCCCAGCGCTTCGGCGGCTTCGTCGTGGCTGATCTTGAGGTTCACGCCCGCCTGCATCGCTGCTGTGAGCGCCGCGCCGCTGGTATCGACCCACAGCGGCTTGCCGGTGTCGCGCAGCGCCGCGATCAGCGTCTCGTAGCTGCCGATCGGCGAACCCGTCGGCAGGCTGCCGCACAGGCAGATCGCAGAAGCGCCGTTGGCCTCGTCCAGGGCATCGGCCTGTAAGTCGCGCCAGTTGTCCGCGCCCGCCGCCGGCCCATATTCATTCACCACAGTCATCCGCCGCGTGGCCGGGTCCAGCAGAATGACGCACGTCCGCGTTTCGCCCTCGGCCAGCCACGTCCAGCGTGACCGCAGTCCTTCGCGTTCGGTCAATTCCGCGAACAGCTTTCCCGTATATCCGCTCAGGAATCCGGCTGCCGACACCGTCGCGCCCAGCGCCGCCGCCGCCCGCGCCATGTTGACGCCTTTGCCCCCTGCGCCCATCGCCTGCCGTTCAGGACGGAAGACGCCGCCTTCGCCGTATCCGGCAACGACCAGCGTCCGGTCAAGTGCCGGGTTAGGAGTAATACTGAGGATCATGCCGTGCCGTTCGCTTCTTATAGAGGAAAACACGCCCGCCCGTAACTATACCATCGCCCGTGCCTGGTCGCAGGCTCACCCGCCGCCCATTTCTCTGGTTTGGATTCTGAAATCCTAACCAGGTGGCCAGGTCCGGGGGGGAGTCAAAAACCGGCCGTTCGGTCAGTTACCAATCAACGCCTGGTGGATAGAATCAAGACATTATGTACGCGGCCACGCAGTTTGCGCCGGCCAACAGGACCAGAGGGCAACCCACTATGCACGTCTCATCGGCAGCCATCCTGACCTCAAGGTTCTCGCAGAATTCACAGCACGGCGCGCTGTGGGTGAGTGCGGAGATGAGCCGGACTCAGACCGCCCTGAAAGTCGCCGAACTACTGCGCGAGACCGGTCATGTCGAGCTGCGCGCCTCTGGCCCTGCCGCCCTGGCTCGGGTCGTCGCCGCCATTGCGCTGGCCAAGTGCATGCTCTTCGCGGAGCGCATCGCCTTTGACGTCGACGTAAAATCGGCGGACATGGACTTTGAAGGCTCGATGTGCAGCGGAATGCGCTTCACGCTGGCGGTCATCCGTTCCGCCGCGGTCTGCCTGGCTGCCGGCTAACCGGGCACAGGACTCTGGAAACTCCTGCCCGTCTGCGGCTAAAATCAGGAGGTCGGTGCTTGCACCGGCACTGAAACCTGTAGTCGCATTCATGCGGTGGGATCGGCGAATATGCGCCACGCCTCCCGTCGTCGGGCAAATCATGACCGAAGCCGCTTTAACTCCGAAAAACGTTTCTCTGCGGTCCGTCGCCCTGCCAGCCGAACACGGCGGATGGGGATTTTTGGTTGAGCCGATCCTGCTCGGGATGTTGACGGCGGGGTCGTGGTACGGCCTCCTGCTGGCTGTCGCCTCCTTCGGCGTCTTCCTGGTGCACCAGCCCCTCAAGATCGCCCTAAAGGACCGCCTCAAAGGCCGGCGTCCGGCGCGGACCGTCCTGGCCGAGCGTTTTGTCCTCCTGTATGGGCTGATGACGGTCGTTCCGCTGGCCGTTCTGCTCCTGGCCGCTCCGGCAGCGTTTTTGTTTCCCATCGCGCTGGCGGTGCCACTGGCCGCCGTCCAGCTGGTGTATGACTCGCGCAATCAGAGCCGCCGGCTGCTGCCCGAAATCAGCGGCGCGCTCTCGCTTGCCATGATCGCCCCCTCGATTGCCCTGCTGGCCGGCTGGGAGCTTGTCCCGGCCTTTGTGCTGTGGGGCATCATCGGCGCCCGTGTCATCCCGTCGATCCTCTACGTCCGCGAGCGGCTGCGCGTGGAACACGGTAAACCCGAGTCTTCCCTTCCGGCCTGGATCGCCCACAGCGCTGCCCTGCTGACGGTGTCAGGGTTGGCGGCTGCCAGCCTAACGCCCTGGCCGGGTATTTTTGCCTTCGTGATCCTGCTGGTGCGCGCGCTGGTCGGGCTTTCGGCCTATCGCACGCCGCGCCCGGCAAAGGTCATCGGCTTTCAGGAGGTCGCCTACGGGCTCGTCACCGTCCTGCTGGTCTCGCTGGGCTACCGTGCCGCCCTCTGATCCAGCTTGGGATGGTACCCGATGGCCCGATCGACAAATCGCACTTCCGGGTATACTCCGTCGCACCTATGGAGCGTATTATGAACTTTTCGATGGAGTCCTATCCCCACCCCGGCAGGAGTTTACACTCCTGCACCTCCCATAGTGTTTTTGTGGCGTGAGCGCCACAAAACACAAATGAGGGGTCGAGGGGCGCAAGTCCCTCGCAGAGGTGTGGAGGCAGCGCCTCCACAAACTAAAGCGCAAACAGGCTCTTAGACTTGCTCCATCGCGCTGCTGGCCTGCCCGGCACGCACACTGCGTTCAATCTGCACGGCCAGTTCGCGCTGGGGCCGTTATCCATAATCATTTGTGATTGAGAGTCGAAAGGGAAGCACATGAAGCTGGCAGAAATCCAGGCGAAGGCCGAAAACCTGCAGGAGACCGTGGTCGGCTGGCGCCGCCACATCCACATGAACCCGGAACTGAGCTTTCAGGAGTTCAAAACGGCCCAGTTTGTCGCAAACACCCTCCGCGATATGGGGATTGAGGTCGAGACCGGTGTCGGCAAGACCGGCGTCGTCGGCAGGATCGGCGAAGGATCGCCTGTGATTGGCATTCGCGCCGATATGGATGCGCTGCCCATCCACGAGGCGAATGACGTCCCCTACCGGTCGCAGACGCCGGGGGTGATGCACGCCTGCGGACATGACGCGCATACCGCAATCCTGCTTGGCGTCGCCAAGATCCTCAGCGAGATGCCTGACCGCCCCGCCGGCGAAGTCCGCTTCTTCTTCCAGCCCAGCGAAGAGGACAGCGATTCGGAGAACAAGAGCGGCGGCATGCGCATGGTCGAGGAAGGCGTGATGTCAGGCGTCGACTCGGTCATCGCGCTGCATGTCGCCAGCGAGGAGCCATCCGGCAAGGTGCTGATCGTCGATGGGCCAGCCTCGGCGGCAGTTGATTCGTTCGAGGCGAAAATCATCGGCAAGGGCTGCCATGGCGCCTATCCGCATCAGGGCATCGACACGGTGCATCTGCTCGCGCAGGCGATCAACGCCATCAATGGGGTTCGCGCGCGCCGCATCAACCCGACCAAAGGCGCCGTCATCTCCATCGGGTCGGTTCACGGTGGCAACGCCAATAACGTCATCCCGAACGAAATCGCCCTGACCGGCACGATCCGCAGCTTCGACGAGGAAACCCGCGCGGAACTGTGGGCGGGACTGGAACAGGCGCTGGGCGTCACCCGCGTGTTGGGTGGCGACTTCACCCTCAACATCATCCGGGGCTATCCGGCCATGTACAACGCGCCGGTCGTCTCGGACGTCATCCGCGAGGTCGCAACGGAAGGGTACGGCCCAGACGGGCTGGTCACCAAAGAAGTCGGCATGGGCGCCGAGGACTTCGCCTATTTCCAGCAGAAGGCCCCCGGCGCGATGTTCAACCTCGGCGCCAAGTACGACTCGGTCGACCGACCGCACCACAGCCCGGTTTTCAACATCAGCGAGGATGCGCTGCCGGTTGGCGTTACGGTCCTCGCCGAAGCAGCGCTTCGACTGCTGGCAGGGAAATCGTAAGGCATCAATCCACCGGCTGCTGCCGGGCAACCGCAGGTGACCGTCTGAAAACACAAGAGCGAGGGATTTCCCTCGCTCCTGTATTTCTGGTGATGATTGTCAGGACAGACCTGATCTAGTCGTCTGACTTGTCTTTGCCGTTCCCATTGCCGTTGCCGCGGTTTCCGTTTCCGTTCCCGCCGTCATTGCCGTTGCCATTCCCGTTACCGCCGCTGTTGCCATTGCCGTTGCCGCGTCCGGGGTTGCCATCTTCAGCTGCATCGTCGGACTTGTCAGGCTTGCCGCGGCCGTTACCCCGAACACGCTCCTGCGCGTCTTCTTCGTCAAAGCGCGTCTTGCCAGAGAAGAAGTCGCCCGGATGCAGCCCGCGATCCTTCATCAGCTTGCCCCAACCGCCTTCGCCGTTTTTGAACGCGTCGAGCATGTCTGCGGCGTCCTCACCCAGCTCCTCAGCAAGCCGGAGCGCGATGATGATCTGGCCGAAACCGAAGCCGTCGCACTTCCACTCCATTACCGTTTCGTAGTCGAGTTCCCATTCGTTCGCGATCCGCGTGCCGACCGGATGTGCGCTGGTGCCGACACAGCCGCGGTCTTCGTTATCGTCGTCGTCGTCGCAGGCATTGCCCACGCCGTCCTCGTCACCGTCGGCCTGGCCCGGGTTGGCGACCAGCGGGCAGTTGTCTTCGCTGTCCACTACGCCGTCTTCGTCGCTGTCCATCTGGTCAGGATCACAGGCATTGCCGATCCCGTCCGCGTCAATATCGGCCTGGCCCGGATTGGCGACCAGCGGGCAGTTATCGACGCTGTCGAACACGCCGTCTTCGTCAGTGTCCATCTGGTCGGGGTCGCAGGCATCGCCCACGCCGTCCGCGTCAATATCGGCCTGGTCGGCGTTCGCGTCCAGCGGGCAGTTGTCGGCGCTGTCTACCACGCCGTCTTCGTCAGTGTCCATCTGGTCGGGGTCGCAGGCATCGCCCACGCCATCCGCGTCGATGTCGGCCTGATCCGGGTTGGCGACTTCAGGACAGTTGTCCTCGTCGTCATCAATGCCGTCTTCATCGCTGTCGACGACGAATTCGAAGGCGACCGTGAAGAACGTGTCGTCGTTCAGGAAGTAGCCGGTGAGCTTGACTTTATCGCCGACTTCAAGAGTCGACGGGTTAAAAGCGCCCGCCGGCGCGATCTTGATACCATCGACAATGATGCCGTCGTCGTCGATTGACTCTACGACGCCGATCAGCTCGACGAGTGCATTCTCTTCTTCTGTATCCTGCGCCAGAGCAGGCATAACCGCGCCCGCCGTCAGGATTGCGAGCAGAAGCGCTGCCCACATGAACCGCTTTGTGATAAGGGTCATAATACCTCCGATAGACTGTTACGTCCGATAAACCGCTGCACCAGGCCGAACGTTGTAAATATAGGACAGAAGTATGGAATCATCCGCGGTTTTCAGATCTGGCATTGGCCTGCGCTTATCCGCAGGCATTCGCCAACGCTTGCTCAATGGCCGCGGCTAATCCAGGCGTGATGAAACCCTCGCCGCGCCTGTGTTTATAAGGGCTGGATGGGGGGAAGTTAGTGTTTGCGGGTTATAGGGGCGATCGGCAGCCGCCGCCAGATCAGAAAAACAGCCGGGACTCTCCAGCCCCGGCTGTCAGCGCTTTTCTCACTTTGCCGGGATGATCCGCAGCGTCACGATCTGATACGGCTTGATGTCGAAACTGACCCTGCGTCCTTCGGAAACCGCTGGCTCGGGTTGTTCTTCCAGCAGATTAACGATAAAGGCCTCAGCCACGTCGAAACCGATATTCAGGACAGCCTTACCGCGGGAGCGCTCGTTTTCGTACAGGCGGACGATCAGCCCGTTTCCGTCCTCCGCCTGTTTGATCGTTTCGATGATGACGTTAGCAGGAGTCACCGTGGCGAGCGGTTCCGCGGCCGCGGCGATAGCCGCGCGGCTTCCGCCCACACGCTGCACGATCAGCGGGTCGTTGAGGTCATAGGCGGCCGCCACGACTCCGCTGTTTCGCCAGTCCCCCTGGTGCGGATACAGACTGTAGCAGAAGCGGTGTAGCCCCTGATCGGCGTGAGGGTCGGGCATCGTCGCGCTCTTCAGCAGCGACAGGCGGATGACATTGTCGTGGACGTCGTGGCCATACTTGCAGTCGTTGAGCAGCGCGACGCCGTAATTCCCCTCGCTCAGATCGACCCACTTGTGGGCGCAGGTCTCGAACCGGGCAAGATCCCACGAGGTGTTGCTGTGCGTTGGGCGCTGGACGTTGCCCCACTGCACGTCGAACGTCGCCACCGGACTGAGAACGCCGACCGGGAAGGCGGCTTTGACCAGGATGTGCTGCTCGTGCCAGTCGATTTCGGTGTCGAAGTCGATCCGGCGGCTCCCGGCAGACAGATAAACCGTCTGCCGGATACTGCTGCTGCGGTAGGTCCGTTCGATCTCGACGGCCGCCCGAATCGGTCCCGTTTCTATGACCGTGATGCGCTGTAGGCCGCCGATCTTCTCCGTGCGGTCTTCGTAGAAGATGTCGATGTCCCAGGCGTCGTAGTTCATCGGCCGGTCTTCGAAGGCCAGCAGCGCATTCCCGATCGCGCCCGGCGCGAGGACATCACGTTGCTCCGCCTTGTCGAACACGCGTGAGACATCGCCCTCTGCGTTGAGTTCGACGCGGAGGAATTCGTTTTCGAGGGTGATCAGACCGCCGTTTTGCGTCACGCTCACTCTGGCGGCAGTGGGTACATCCTGCCCGCCGGCGACCGTCACCGCGTTCAGCGTATAAGGCGCCGTGAAGATGCCGACCAGCGTGCCGCCGCGGACGTCCTGCGTCGCCAGAACCTGTCCGTCTGCAAGCCGCAGCCCCGACTCCGGCGCGAGTTTTTCCGGCCACAGACCGGTACGCCAGCCGCCGAAGGCGGTCGGGTTGACGATCATCAGCGCCGATTCCGCCGGCAGGGTATGCGCCAGCGCCGCAATTGCTTCGTCGCGCACCTTCTCGCCGATCTGACGGACGGCAGCGTAATCGCGCGCGCTGTCAACATATACCTGCTCGATGGACGATCCCGGCAGGATGTCGTGGAACTGGTTCAGGCACACCAGCTCCCAGGCTTTCTGCAGGTCGTCGTGCGGATAGGCATGACCTGTCCTGAGCGCGGCATACGCAGCCAAGAACTCGGCGTCGTGCAGCAGAAACTCGCTCTTGCGGTTGTTGCGCTTGGTGCGCGCCTGGCTGGTATACGTGCCGCGGTGGTATTCCAGATAGAACTCGCCGTTCCACACCGGCAGCTCGGCGGAGACTTCTGCCTCAACTCGCGCCATGTACTCAGCGATTGTCCCGGCGCGAACGCGCGGCGCACCCGCGTGATTTGAAAAGCGGTCCAGATTTTCCAGCATCTCACGGGTCGGACCGCCGCCACCATCTCCATAGCCGTAGGCGGTGATCAACTCGTTATAGGTCTCTTTCTGGCGGAAATTCTCCCAGGTGCCGAAGATTTCCGGCGCGTCCATCTTCCCGTTGTAGGTGGTCGAGTAGGGCAGATATTCGTTGCCCTCGGTCGTCGTGAGAAAGTGTGTCAGCACGCGCGTCCCGTCCAACCCCTGCCACCACAAGAGCTGGTGCGGCATCTGGTTATACTGGTTCCAGCTCATCTTGTGGGTGATGA
The Candidatus Flexicrinis proximus genome window above contains:
- a CDS encoding alpha-mannosidase, with the protein product MSHKIRWTSQKISQRLSLIEPLVYRRRQPLGAFKYKVLAGPVSPPPLDADTTDWATIEPGAFWATPLTDFMLRGEFQVPAGWDADAPKALTLPIGDAKDFSHPEALAYLDGQPYASADRHHREIMLPARVNDGQTHRLALHGWSGRGNYGRLQMKECAVVQIHPPTRDLIAAARVALDVTKQLDDSATAKDRLLNALDAAFVILDTRDPLGSDAFYESVPAALDALIRGIELAGAPMDVDIIGVGHAHIDVAWLWTLDQTVRKAGRTFSNVLRLMEDFPDYRFSQSQAQLYAYTEQHYPEIFEQIKARVAEGRWEAMGGTWVEPDCNAIGAESLARQFLLGRGYFRKHFGPVDTPVLWLPDTFGYSWALPQLIKLAGMKYFITHKMSWNQYNQMPHQLLWWQGLDGTRVLTHFLTTTEGNEYLPYSTTYNGKMDAPEIFGTWENFRQKETYNELITAYGYGDGGGGPTREMLENLDRFSNHAGAPRVRAGTIAEYMARVEAEVSAELPVWNGEFYLEYHRGTYTSQARTKRNNRKSEFLLHDAEFLAAYAALRTGHAYPHDDLQKAWELVCLNQFHDILPGSSIEQVYVDSARDYAAVRQIGEKVRDEAIAALAHTLPAESALMIVNPTAFGGWRTGLWPEKLAPESGLRLADGQVLATQDVRGGTLVGIFTAPYTLNAVTVAGGQDVPTAARVSVTQNGGLITLENEFLRVELNAEGDVSRVFDKAEQRDVLAPGAIGNALLAFEDRPMNYDAWDIDIFYEDRTEKIGGLQRITVIETGPIRAAVEIERTYRSSSIRQTVYLSAGSRRIDFDTEIDWHEQHILVKAAFPVGVLSPVATFDVQWGNVQRPTHSNTSWDLARFETCAHKWVDLSEGNYGVALLNDCKYGHDVHDNVIRLSLLKSATMPDPHADQGLHRFCYSLYPHQGDWRNSGVVAAAYDLNDPLIVQRVGGSRAAIAAAAEPLATVTPANVIIETIKQAEDGNGLIVRLYENERSRGKAVLNIGFDVAEAFIVNLLEEQPEPAVSEGRRVSFDIKPYQIVTLRIIPAK